The following are encoded together in the Lactuca sativa cultivar Salinas chromosome 1, Lsat_Salinas_v11, whole genome shotgun sequence genome:
- the LOC111915364 gene encoding root allergen protein: MAVITSEFEIASSLPASKFFNAYRDFNNIAPKVDPETYKTLVDIEGDGGAGTIRDISFGDGVPFTNGKLKLDVVDSNNFSIIYTIFEGDILMGQLDSMTHHVKFIPSPDGGCVYKPTVVYNCKGETQLPEEALNMVKEGFKKTFNVIEGFIHANPQTY; this comes from the exons ATGGCAGTTATAACTTCTGAGTTCGAGATTGCTTCTTCCCTCCCAGCTTCCAAATTTTTCAATGCCTATCGCGACTTTAACAACATTGCACCAAAGGTCGATCCAGAAACATACAAAACCCTAGTGGACATCGAAGGTGATGGAGGCGCTGGAACTATCAGGGACATCTCTTTTGGCGATG GCGTCCCATTTACAAATGGAAAGTTGAAACTTGACGTTGTAGATAGCAACAACTTCAGTATTATATACACAATCTTTGAAGGAGACATCTTGATGGGACAACTAGATTCGATGACTCATCATGTGAAGTTTATACCTTCACCTGATGGAGGATGTGTATACAAGCCTACCGTTGTGTATAATTGTAAAGGTGAAACTCAGCTTCCAGAGGAAGCTCTCAATATGGTAAAAGAAGGATTCAAAAAAACTTTCAACGTGATTGAGGGTTTTATCCATGCAAATCCTCAAACTTATTGA
- the LOC111915363 gene encoding root allergen protein: MTVITSEFEIASSLPASKFFNAYRDFNNIAPKVDPETYKTLVDIEGDGGAGTIRDVSFGDGVPFTSGKLKLDVVDSNNFTLIYTIFEGDILMGQLDSMTHHVKFIPSPDGGCVYKPTIVHNCKGETQLPEEALNMVKEGFKKTFKAIEGFIHANPQTY; encoded by the exons ATGACAGTTATTACTTCTGAGTTTGAGATTGCTTCTTCCCTCCCAGCTTCCAAATTTTTCAATGCCTATCGTGACTTTAACAACATTGCACCAAAGGTCGATCCagaaacatacaaaactctaGTGGACATCGAAGGTGATGGAGGCGCTGGAACAATCAGGGATGTCTCTTTTGGCGATG GCGTCCCATTTACAAGTGGAAAGTTGAAACTTGACGTTGTTGATAGCAACAACTTCACTCTTATATACACAATCTTTGAAGGAGACATCTTGAtgggacaactagattcaatgactCATCATGTTAAGTTTATACCTTCACCTGATGGAGGATGTGTATACAAGCCTACCATTGTGCATAATTGTAAAGGTGAAACTCAGCTTCCCGAGGAAGCTCTCAATATGGTAAAGGAAGGATTCAAAAAAACTTTCAAGGCCATTGAGGGTTTTATCCATGCAAATCCTCAAACTTATTGA
- the LOC111915360 gene encoding root allergen protein-like, with the protein MAVITSEFEIASSLPASKFFNAYCDFNNIAPKVDPETYKTLVDIEGDGGTGTIRDVSFGDGVPFTSGKLKLDVVDSNNFTIIYTIFEGDILMGQLDSMTHHVKFIPSPDGGCVYKPTIVHNCKGETQLSEEALNMVKEGFKKTFKAIEGFIHANPQTY; encoded by the exons ATGGCAGTTATAACTTCTGAGTTCGAGATTGCTTCTTCCCTCCCAGCTTCCAAATTTTTCAATGCATATTGTGACTTTAACAACATTGCACCAAAGGTCGATCCAGAAACCTACAAAACCCTAGTGGACATCGAAGGTGATGGAGGCACTGGAACAATAAGGGATGTCTCTTTTGGCGATG GCGTCCCATTTACAAGTGGAAAGTTGAAACTTGATGTTGTTGATAGCAACAACTTCACTATTATATACACAATCTTTGAAGGAGATATCTTGATGGGACAACTAGATTCGATGACTCATCATGTGAAGTTTATACCTTCACCTGATGGAGGATGTGTATACAAGCCTACCATTGTGCATAATTGTAAAGGTGAAACTCAGCTCTCCGAGGAAGCTCTCAATATGGTAAAAGAAGGATTCAAAAAAACTTTCAAGGCGATTGAGGGTTTTATCCATGCAAATCCTCAAACTTACTGA